One genomic window of Bacteroidota bacterium includes the following:
- a CDS encoding T9SS type A sorting domain-containing protein, producing the protein MKKFLVVLIFALIVKGGFGNPIIVYFPDVKISELYFNESGEWQLEISIYIPQELSLDRAIDSLFIESNAGIVRIKPFPINSYEFLIVIDQDDIFEPLVIDPDQDNLILYSYVQGIDEFGYYGYYEIFPWELNFGYPDSNIPVLLPGQSICYRYISWSIYYYKDNSPTLGFPNDTSDAYGYLKGRLFDINLNVVTSGDFICLDRIENLTFDTLTGYFTEKIFAKNYSYHIILQSFGGHFYYLSTNNIQINMEVDSTVVQDIYLLDTIVGVPEPAPEFSRISIIPAPNPCRDETNFFINIPDDVIYTTGLVTLYENSGKKIRSGTFSRQQSLALPFDIHGLPQGVYFYSLSIDNKSVKSGQLLVVR; encoded by the coding sequence ATGAAAAAGTTCCTGGTTGTTTTAATTTTTGCCTTAATCGTCAAAGGCGGTTTTGGCAATCCGATCATCGTTTATTTCCCGGATGTTAAGATTTCTGAACTCTATTTTAACGAATCCGGTGAATGGCAGCTCGAAATATCTATATATATTCCTCAGGAATTAAGCCTTGATAGAGCCATTGATAGTCTATTTATTGAAAGCAATGCAGGCATTGTAAGAATCAAGCCCTTCCCGATAAATTCTTATGAGTTCCTGATTGTAATTGATCAGGATGACATTTTTGAACCTTTAGTAATAGATCCCGATCAGGATAATCTGATATTATACTCTTATGTGCAGGGGATTGACGAGTTTGGATATTATGGTTATTATGAGATATTTCCGTGGGAATTGAATTTTGGTTACCCTGATTCTAATATACCGGTATTATTGCCTGGACAATCAATATGTTATCGTTATATTTCATGGAGTATTTATTATTATAAGGATAACAGCCCCACACTTGGTTTCCCGAATGATACCAGTGATGCTTATGGCTATTTAAAAGGACGGTTATTTGATATAAATCTGAACGTTGTGACTAGTGGAGATTTTATTTGTTTGGATCGGATTGAGAATCTCACTTTTGATACCTTAACAGGATATTTTACAGAGAAAATCTTCGCAAAAAATTATTCTTATCATATTATTCTTCAATCCTTTGGTGGTCATTTCTATTACTTATCCACCAATAACATTCAAATCAATATGGAAGTCGATTCAACTGTCGTTCAAGATATCTATTTGCTTGATACGATTGTCGGAGTGCCTGAACCAGCCCCGGAATTTAGCCGGATATCGATAATTCCTGCGCCTAATCCCTGCCGTGATGAAACCAATTTCTTTATTAATATACCGGATGACGTTATTTATACTACCGGCTTGGTAACGCTATATGAAAATTCCGGTAAGAAAATCAGGTCAGGTACATTTTCAAGACAACAGTCATTAGCATTGCCATTCGACATACACGGCCTCCCGCAGGGCGTCTATTTTTATTCATTATCCATTGATAATAAATCTGTTAAATCTGGCCAGTTGCTGGTTGTGCGATAG